One genomic segment of Occultella kanbiaonis includes these proteins:
- a CDS encoding beta-N-acetylhexosaminidase, with protein MNLDHDQVRASVRRALELVSSPEQVLRWESAELSGQTEAGFAVDQDADATRVSYHALADAMRAALALREQPTAIRARRALRRLSVMIDMSRNAVMRVETVERYLACAALMGYSTLYLYLEDTYEVPGQPYIGHGRGRYSQDELRRIDDIAHGFGVEVVPVIQTLGHLRQILKWPPFHGIGVAPEVIRIGDDGASDLIRAMITAATAPFRSARVHLGLDEAYGFADRAPDPTDRMGHFLRHVDDVTTICRELDVEPMMWSDMLFDVEHGAKDYYRTDRTIATRTLEALPDGLTLVYWDYFHHTDAYYELKLRQHRPLPTVMAGGCASWGRLWARLPESITACTAAVGGAIAAGVDEAMITMWGNDGNECDYFSCLPALAHAGDRAYGLTAEQTDAGLGSLGVSQELWVAASAIDDPFDDTDRAGAIEPPNPSKWLLWLDPLISFGEIGLSGEVADRMRALGEQLIRTESVDGPDRRLGVIAHLCHALALKADLHLAVRPAYLAGDRLEAKRLATDLVPDVEAAVSRLAQAHRDRWFADNKAFGWEVLERRYAGLLSRLASTRHALTEWSEGRLEEIETLEIEPLRVAPDTVSATVPWTVFATPAGMA; from the coding sequence GTGAATCTTGACCACGACCAGGTGCGAGCCTCGGTGCGACGGGCCCTGGAACTGGTGAGCTCCCCGGAGCAGGTGCTGCGCTGGGAGAGCGCGGAGCTGTCCGGGCAGACCGAGGCGGGGTTCGCCGTCGACCAGGACGCGGACGCGACCCGGGTGAGCTACCACGCGCTGGCGGACGCGATGCGGGCAGCGCTCGCGCTCCGTGAGCAGCCGACGGCGATCCGCGCGAGGCGGGCACTGCGTCGACTGAGCGTGATGATCGACATGTCCCGTAACGCCGTCATGCGGGTCGAGACCGTGGAGCGGTACCTGGCCTGCGCCGCGCTCATGGGCTACTCGACGCTGTACCTCTACCTCGAGGACACCTACGAGGTGCCCGGTCAGCCGTACATCGGTCACGGGCGCGGTCGCTACAGTCAGGACGAGCTCCGGCGCATCGATGACATCGCGCACGGCTTCGGCGTCGAGGTCGTGCCGGTGATCCAGACCCTCGGGCACCTGCGGCAGATCCTGAAGTGGCCGCCGTTCCACGGGATCGGCGTCGCGCCGGAGGTGATCCGCATCGGGGACGACGGTGCGTCGGACCTGATCCGGGCGATGATCACCGCCGCGACGGCACCGTTCCGGTCGGCAAGGGTGCACCTCGGCCTGGATGAGGCCTACGGCTTCGCGGACAGGGCTCCCGACCCGACGGACCGGATGGGCCACTTCCTGCGGCACGTCGACGACGTCACCACGATCTGCCGCGAGCTGGACGTCGAGCCGATGATGTGGAGCGACATGCTCTTCGACGTCGAGCACGGCGCGAAGGACTACTACCGCACCGACCGTACGATCGCGACGCGGACGCTGGAGGCCCTTCCCGACGGCCTCACGCTGGTGTACTGGGACTATTTCCATCACACGGACGCCTACTACGAGCTGAAACTGCGCCAGCACCGACCGCTGCCCACGGTGATGGCCGGCGGATGCGCGAGCTGGGGACGTCTGTGGGCCCGACTGCCGGAGTCGATCACGGCCTGCACCGCCGCCGTCGGCGGGGCGATCGCCGCCGGTGTGGACGAGGCGATGATCACGATGTGGGGCAACGACGGCAACGAATGTGACTACTTCTCGTGCCTGCCGGCGCTCGCCCATGCCGGAGACCGTGCGTACGGTTTGACGGCCGAGCAGACCGACGCGGGTCTCGGGTCCCTCGGCGTGAGCCAGGAACTGTGGGTTGCGGCGTCCGCGATCGACGACCCCTTCGACGACACCGATCGCGCCGGTGCCATCGAGCCGCCGAACCCCAGCAAGTGGTTGCTGTGGCTGGACCCGCTGATCTCGTTCGGGGAGATCGGGCTCTCGGGCGAGGTCGCAGATCGGATGCGCGCGCTCGGCGAGCAGCTGATCCGCACCGAATCCGTCGACGGCCCGGATCGACGGCTCGGTGTGATCGCGCACCTGTGCCACGCCCTCGCGCTCAAGGCGGACCTTCACCTCGCGGTTCGTCCCGCCTACCTGGCCGGCGACCGGCTCGAGGCGAAGCGCCTGGCGACGGATCTCGTACCGGACGTCGAGGCTGCCGTCTCACGCCTGGCGCAAGCGCACCGCGATCGGTGGTTCGCGGACAACAAGGCCTTCGGCTGGGAGGTCCTCGAGCGCCGCTACGCCGGGCTGCTCTCGCGTCTGGCCAGCACCCGACATGCCTTGACCGAGTGGAGCGAGGGCCGCCTGGAAGAGATCGAGACGCTCGAGATCGAACCGCTGCGCGTCGCGCCGGACACCGTCAGTGCGACGGTCCCGTGGACGGTGTTCGCCACGCCGGCCGGGATGGCGTGA
- a CDS encoding carbohydrate ABC transporter permease, producing the protein MTETIRPRTPGSRPGAPSWRTSRLFANVLTYAFLIAGGLLMLGPFVFSAMTAVKTPKQFNTTWPLTLPDPATVENFTALFSEQYNFVVPIAVTAQVVLVLVIGQMLTSILAAYAFAQLDFPGRDALFWVYLSTLMIPAVVTIIPLYSMMTTLGLKNSFAGLVVPFLFGSPYAIFLLRENFRSTPSDVLDAAKIDGAGVLRRLWQVMVPMNKPILATLLLITVVSQWNNFMWPLIIAPAPEWNVITVATAALQTQYNGNWTLVMAATTIALAPLVILFLVFQKQITSSLGVTGVR; encoded by the coding sequence ATGACCGAGACCATCCGCCCCCGCACGCCGGGGTCCCGGCCCGGGGCGCCGTCCTGGCGCACGTCCCGGCTCTTCGCGAACGTGCTCACCTACGCGTTCCTCATCGCCGGGGGCCTGCTCATGCTCGGCCCGTTCGTGTTCTCGGCGATGACGGCGGTGAAGACCCCGAAGCAGTTCAACACCACCTGGCCGCTGACGCTGCCGGACCCGGCCACGGTCGAGAACTTCACGGCGCTGTTCTCCGAGCAGTACAACTTCGTGGTGCCGATCGCCGTCACCGCTCAGGTGGTCCTGGTGCTCGTGATCGGTCAGATGCTCACGTCGATCCTGGCCGCGTACGCGTTCGCCCAGCTGGACTTCCCGGGCCGGGACGCGTTGTTCTGGGTGTACCTGTCCACGCTGATGATCCCCGCGGTGGTCACGATCATCCCGCTGTACTCGATGATGACGACCCTCGGCCTGAAGAACTCGTTCGCCGGCCTCGTGGTGCCGTTCCTGTTCGGCTCCCCCTATGCGATCTTCCTGCTCCGGGAGAACTTCCGGTCCACCCCCTCCGACGTGCTGGACGCCGCGAAGATCGACGGGGCCGGGGTGCTGCGGCGGCTGTGGCAGGTCATGGTGCCGATGAACAAGCCGATCCTCGCGACCCTGCTGCTGATCACCGTGGTGAGCCAGTGGAACAACTTCATGTGGCCACTGATCATCGCGCCGGCCCCGGAGTGGAACGTCATCACGGTGGCCACCGCCGCCCTGCAGACCCAGTACAACGGCAACTGGACGCTCGTCATGGCCGCGACCACGATCGCGCTCGCCCCGTTGGTGATCCTGTTCCTGGTGTTCCAGAAGCAGATCACGTCGTCCCTCGGCGTGACCGGGGTCCGCTGA
- a CDS encoding NEW3 domain-containing protein has translation MSTTPTSPGRAGTRSVPQGLRGMSRRHAIGLLLGSAVLPAVVGAAPASATADPARRRASTVDDALRRLDLPDLRYRRLFQIANDRYRMTFGWARWHGGQSVVRDLEVRRDGSWVAATQAQRRLDEQWIVYRHGAPGHPRSTPVWVAFDQVTQVGSNSVELRAGDPDLFELVVRWSLDGDHPEAQFVLTAHEAGEYIVAYQSGDVTDLDGVDEVLCGAQQHAKVVLEDPQPRGAWELFAPMALTQREVGGGPLTSGVFVPAEVLEFEHEQALGGDDQPFGMSLRNDSLDITPTIYAPQPGLRATMAAGASRGFTFGICAYEGPLYDAFVGLARDAYDFRAYRSNVYGSSLTDTVHTMLDLAVVEPDADDSEDFAPSFSGWWSRAKGFMNVEITDDVRVAVGGVLQSAHLLTSTTDDAPLYADRARPMVEYQLSRGSIAYSPLSKPGQVANQHRLGYVAGDAIMLNALYELSGHRAGGIRRLGIASIAADEVGRDRPRFAVELAAYQLTGDESHITAALRLARDYIEHEIDTAYTNVPAEAGFAISYSRSWLDLVVLYEATGEADILAGAYREAQRFVTQTTLRPVPVGGTVTVGQPPVRTQQYDWPSDGLPAYPRTAVDVETVPSWYVSTTGLTFEQLTTYKVSTSASTAAGGGFVFNPCWAGALLRLGHYADDDLIVDLAHNMVIGRYTNYPGYYSRDFQVIQMKPDFPLLGPSGVTAIYPHHMPAQIGMTIDYLVSEHLVRSGGQIDFPGVHEADYVYFRYTLFGHAPGRFYGEDGVWPWFPRGIVEVDNPAVNWLTGVGNGSLYLSLTNTTGEAQVVVVSLATDLLGLQPNDSVDVEVLSDPSGSTASLPAGGFEVTVPPYGIVAVAARAIDVRAPWHVPAVDGDHGATTFHARPADANLGVVRGVLLPRAGGGSGYDAYVMVDSLDPVTLEHRIDEGAWVPSPVKPYPYEWTIGVDEVTASFGYRVVTDTVTTDPVTLRLPAAQTGGLGADVLVDLDAPSTTVAGGDVTVRVTVRNLTSATLVSATVDLDLPSGWTPAPVAVPTDPIPPGGTATWTYDVSVAAGEPFGSPALAATATWTGGTARSEPFQLAVRDARRLVGVVAGIQRVTEPRQQFTVTTTVSNPGTQAVDIPVTISGPGGWSIDVPTAQVSVPAGDVGRHAVTVTAPAELPWGTSPRFTAALDGIWSANVAVAVATEPQVVHVQSPWPLYQETGQWRFSGLAGWGGTRSRYNLDGLTGGTARWAPDIPAAGSYEVSVWYPAHTVSTTQAAFVIRHGGGENTVVVDQTSGGGEWRSLGYFEFEAGRTGDVYLEVLDAGTHRTSAVRFRPTTDADLRANLHVSAADIATPGGTSNVTVSVSAAPAAAIAGCLSIGVPAGWHAEPGAVDVELAAGDEQTIEVDIQAPASAAVGALHEVTLTFGELTTTAIIAVGEVDPGNRVVIDTGSGAGSYGETGVWAQSNLRGWDGGVTRWIAPATAGTAAWTPALGASGRYRVSVWFPGEINNSARAVYRVTHAGGQAEVELDQRQGSAWIELGIWDLDVATATVALAGLDTGRLRADAVRTERLVTAENGMECDT, from the coding sequence ATGAGCACGACCCCGACCAGTCCCGGCCGCGCCGGCACCAGATCGGTGCCGCAGGGCCTGCGCGGCATGAGCCGCCGACACGCGATCGGCCTATTGCTGGGCAGCGCGGTGCTGCCGGCCGTGGTCGGCGCCGCCCCGGCATCGGCAACGGCCGATCCGGCAAGGCGGCGGGCCAGCACGGTCGACGATGCGCTGCGCCGTCTCGACCTGCCCGACCTGCGGTACCGCCGGCTGTTCCAGATCGCCAACGACCGATACCGGATGACGTTCGGCTGGGCACGCTGGCACGGCGGGCAGAGCGTCGTGCGCGATCTCGAGGTCCGCCGGGACGGGTCCTGGGTCGCCGCGACGCAGGCGCAGCGCCGGCTGGACGAACAGTGGATCGTTTACCGCCATGGCGCACCTGGCCACCCGCGGTCGACACCCGTCTGGGTCGCCTTCGACCAGGTCACCCAGGTCGGCAGCAACTCGGTCGAGCTGCGGGCCGGCGATCCGGACCTGTTCGAACTCGTCGTCCGGTGGTCCCTTGACGGGGACCATCCGGAGGCGCAGTTCGTCCTCACCGCCCACGAGGCGGGTGAGTACATCGTCGCCTATCAATCGGGTGACGTGACCGACCTCGATGGCGTGGACGAGGTGCTCTGCGGGGCGCAGCAGCACGCGAAGGTCGTACTCGAGGATCCGCAGCCACGTGGCGCCTGGGAGTTGTTCGCGCCGATGGCGCTCACCCAGCGAGAGGTCGGCGGCGGACCGCTCACCTCGGGGGTGTTCGTGCCGGCCGAGGTGCTGGAGTTCGAGCACGAGCAGGCGCTCGGTGGCGATGACCAGCCCTTCGGGATGAGTCTGCGCAACGACTCGCTCGACATCACGCCGACGATCTATGCGCCGCAGCCGGGACTGCGCGCCACTATGGCAGCCGGTGCGAGCCGTGGCTTCACGTTCGGCATCTGTGCCTACGAAGGCCCGCTCTACGACGCATTCGTCGGGCTCGCCCGGGATGCGTATGACTTCCGTGCGTACCGCAGCAATGTCTACGGCTCCTCGCTCACGGACACCGTCCACACCATGCTCGACCTCGCCGTGGTGGAGCCGGACGCTGACGACAGTGAGGACTTCGCACCGTCGTTCTCCGGCTGGTGGAGCCGTGCCAAGGGTTTCATGAACGTCGAGATCACCGACGACGTCCGGGTCGCGGTGGGCGGCGTGCTGCAGTCGGCACACCTGCTCACGTCGACCACCGACGATGCCCCCCTGTACGCCGACCGTGCGCGGCCCATGGTCGAGTATCAGCTCTCCCGCGGCAGCATCGCGTACTCGCCGCTGAGCAAGCCGGGACAGGTGGCGAACCAGCACCGGCTCGGCTACGTCGCCGGGGACGCGATCATGCTCAACGCGCTGTACGAGCTCAGCGGGCATCGCGCCGGCGGGATCCGACGGCTCGGCATCGCGAGCATCGCTGCGGACGAGGTCGGCAGGGACCGGCCACGCTTCGCCGTCGAGTTGGCCGCCTACCAACTCACCGGGGACGAGTCCCACATCACCGCAGCTCTGCGCCTGGCCCGGGACTACATCGAGCACGAGATCGACACCGCATACACGAACGTGCCCGCCGAGGCTGGCTTCGCCATCTCCTACAGCCGGTCCTGGCTGGACCTCGTCGTCCTGTACGAGGCGACCGGTGAGGCGGACATCCTGGCCGGCGCCTACCGCGAGGCGCAGCGCTTCGTCACGCAGACGACCCTGCGCCCTGTGCCCGTCGGCGGGACCGTCACGGTCGGGCAGCCGCCGGTGCGGACGCAGCAGTACGACTGGCCCTCGGACGGCTTGCCCGCCTACCCTCGGACCGCGGTCGACGTCGAGACCGTACCGTCCTGGTACGTCTCGACCACGGGCCTGACGTTCGAACAGCTGACCACGTACAAGGTGAGCACCTCGGCCAGCACGGCGGCGGGCGGCGGATTCGTCTTCAACCCGTGCTGGGCGGGTGCCCTGCTGCGGCTCGGGCACTACGCCGACGACGACCTGATCGTCGACCTCGCCCACAACATGGTGATCGGCCGGTACACGAACTACCCCGGCTACTACAGCCGTGACTTCCAGGTGATCCAGATGAAGCCGGACTTCCCGCTCCTGGGTCCGAGCGGCGTCACCGCGATCTACCCCCACCACATGCCGGCCCAGATCGGGATGACGATCGACTACCTGGTATCCGAGCACCTGGTGCGCTCGGGCGGGCAGATCGACTTCCCGGGGGTGCACGAGGCGGACTACGTGTACTTCCGGTACACGCTGTTCGGTCACGCACCCGGCCGGTTCTATGGCGAGGACGGCGTGTGGCCGTGGTTCCCACGTGGCATCGTCGAGGTCGACAACCCGGCGGTGAACTGGTTGACCGGTGTCGGCAACGGTTCGCTCTACCTCAGCCTCACGAACACCACCGGCGAAGCGCAGGTCGTCGTCGTCAGCCTTGCGACCGACCTCCTGGGGCTGCAGCCGAACGACAGTGTTGACGTCGAGGTGCTGAGCGACCCGTCGGGTTCGACGGCGTCCCTACCGGCGGGCGGATTCGAGGTCACCGTGCCGCCGTACGGCATCGTCGCGGTCGCCGCCCGCGCCATCGACGTCCGCGCACCCTGGCATGTGCCCGCGGTCGATGGCGATCACGGCGCCACGACCTTCCATGCTCGGCCGGCGGATGCCAACCTCGGGGTCGTCCGCGGGGTGCTGCTGCCACGGGCCGGCGGAGGCTCCGGCTACGACGCCTACGTGATGGTCGACAGTCTCGACCCGGTGACGCTCGAGCATCGGATCGACGAGGGTGCCTGGGTGCCGTCGCCGGTGAAGCCATACCCCTACGAGTGGACCATCGGCGTCGATGAGGTCACCGCATCCTTCGGCTATCGCGTCGTCACCGACACGGTCACGACCGACCCGGTGACGCTGAGGCTTCCCGCTGCGCAGACCGGAGGCCTCGGCGCGGACGTGCTGGTGGACCTCGACGCACCCAGCACCACCGTCGCCGGGGGCGATGTCACGGTCCGGGTGACCGTGCGGAACCTGACGTCGGCCACGCTGGTGAGCGCCACCGTCGACCTGGACCTGCCGAGTGGCTGGACGCCGGCGCCGGTTGCCGTGCCGACCGACCCGATCCCACCGGGCGGCACGGCGACCTGGACCTACGACGTCTCCGTGGCGGCCGGCGAGCCGTTCGGTTCTCCGGCGCTCGCGGCCACGGCGACCTGGACCGGTGGCACGGCCCGGTCGGAGCCGTTCCAGCTCGCGGTGCGCGACGCTCGGCGTCTGGTCGGGGTGGTCGCCGGCATCCAGCGCGTGACCGAGCCCAGGCAGCAGTTCACGGTGACCACGACGGTCAGCAATCCCGGTACCCAGGCGGTCGACATCCCGGTCACGATCTCCGGCCCGGGCGGCTGGTCGATCGACGTACCGACCGCACAGGTGAGCGTGCCCGCGGGGGATGTCGGGCGCCACGCGGTGACGGTGACCGCGCCGGCCGAACTGCCGTGGGGGACAAGCCCTCGTTTCACCGCGGCCCTGGACGGCATCTGGTCGGCGAACGTCGCTGTCGCGGTCGCCACCGAGCCGCAGGTGGTCCACGTGCAGAGCCCGTGGCCGCTGTACCAGGAGACCGGGCAGTGGCGCTTCAGCGGTCTCGCCGGCTGGGGTGGTACGCGCAGCCGCTACAACCTCGACGGTCTCACCGGTGGCACCGCGCGCTGGGCACCCGACATCCCAGCGGCAGGATCCTATGAGGTGTCGGTCTGGTATCCCGCCCACACCGTCTCGACCACCCAGGCAGCGTTCGTGATCCGGCACGGAGGCGGTGAGAACACCGTGGTGGTCGACCAGACGTCGGGCGGCGGCGAATGGCGATCGCTCGGGTACTTCGAGTTCGAGGCGGGCCGCACCGGCGACGTCTATCTCGAGGTCCTGGATGCGGGGACCCATCGCACCAGTGCGGTCCGGTTCCGCCCCACGACCGACGCGGATCTCCGGGCGAACCTGCACGTGAGCGCGGCTGACATCGCGACTCCAGGAGGAACGAGCAACGTGACCGTCAGCGTCTCGGCGGCGCCGGCGGCAGCCATCGCCGGCTGCCTCTCCATCGGCGTGCCCGCCGGCTGGCACGCAGAGCCGGGGGCCGTCGACGTCGAACTCGCAGCGGGAGACGAGCAGACGATCGAGGTGGACATCCAGGCGCCGGCGAGCGCCGCCGTCGGGGCACTGCACGAGGTGACCCTCACCTTCGGTGAGCTGACTACGACGGCGATCATCGCCGTCGGCGAGGTCGATCCCGGGAACCGGGTGGTTATCGACACCGGCAGCGGCGCGGGTAGCTACGGCGAGACCGGCGTGTGGGCGCAGTCCAACCTGCGTGGCTGGGACGGCGGCGTCACTCGGTGGATCGCGCCGGCGACCGCCGGGACCGCTGCCTGGACGCCGGCGCTCGGTGCGAGCGGACGCTACCGCGTCAGCGTCTGGTTCCCCGGTGAGATCAACAACAGTGCCCGCGCGGTCTATCGGGTCACCCATGCGGGCGGGCAGGCTGAGGTCGAGCTGGACCAGCGCCAGGGTTCGGCCTGGATCGAGCTCGGGATCTGGGACCTCGACGTGGCGACCGCGACGGTGGCGCTGGCGGGTCTGGACACGGGCAGACTTCGGGCCGACGCGGTCCGTACCGAGCGTTTGGTAACAGCGGAGAATGGGATGGAATGCGACACGTGA
- a CDS encoding carbohydrate ABC transporter permease: MNARQRHEARSAYAMLLPSLIGVIGFLLLPVLIVVALSFMRWNLISAPEWIGLENYAYILTSGRFGNSLLVTALFVLMAIPTSIVIGLLLAIAINRGLPGTSWLRVLYVLPWVCAPLALGVVWKWIFDPTNGALNAIIGRRVEWLTDPDLALPAVVFVQVWSTVGYISLFFLAGLQQIPRSVYEAAMLDGAGSVRTLVSVTLPLLRPTMFFVTVTSVISSFQVFDSIYAMTGGGPAFRTDVIAARIYDEAFVGLRLGRAAAMAVVLFVVLVGVTLVQQRYFQRRITYDMS; the protein is encoded by the coding sequence ATGAACGCACGCCAGCGCCACGAGGCGCGTTCGGCGTACGCGATGCTGCTCCCGAGCCTGATCGGCGTGATCGGCTTCCTGCTGCTGCCGGTGCTGATCGTGGTGGCCCTGTCCTTCATGCGGTGGAACCTGATCAGTGCGCCCGAGTGGATCGGCCTGGAGAACTACGCCTACATCCTCACCTCCGGCCGGTTCGGGAACTCGCTCCTGGTCACGGCCCTGTTCGTCCTGATGGCGATCCCGACCTCGATCGTCATCGGTCTGCTGCTCGCGATCGCGATCAACCGGGGCCTGCCCGGGACGAGCTGGCTGCGGGTGCTGTACGTGCTGCCGTGGGTCTGCGCACCGCTGGCCCTCGGCGTGGTGTGGAAGTGGATCTTCGACCCCACCAACGGCGCGCTGAACGCGATCATCGGGCGCCGGGTCGAGTGGCTCACCGACCCCGATCTGGCGCTGCCGGCCGTGGTGTTCGTGCAGGTCTGGTCCACGGTGGGGTACATCTCGCTGTTCTTCCTGGCCGGGCTCCAGCAGATCCCGCGGTCCGTGTACGAGGCAGCGATGCTCGACGGCGCCGGCAGCGTCCGCACGCTCGTCTCGGTGACGCTGCCGCTGCTTCGACCGACGATGTTCTTCGTGACCGTCACCTCGGTGATCTCCTCGTTCCAGGTGTTCGACTCGATCTACGCGATGACCGGTGGCGGCCCCGCGTTCCGCACCGACGTGATCGCCGCCCGCATCTACGACGAGGCGTTCGTGGGGTTGCGGCTCGGTCGGGCTGCCGCGATGGCCGTGGTGCTGTTCGTGGTGCTCGTCGGCGTCACGCTCGTCCAGCAGCGCTACTTCCAGCGCCGGATCACCTACGACATGTCATGA